The Anaerolineales bacterium sequence TTCCGGGCGTTTCATCGGCAGACGGCCCGCAACGGTGACGCCGGCTCGCCGCACCCACTTGTTCTCGTCCGCCAGCCAGGGCTCCATGGCGCTCAGCCACGCTTCGGGTTTCTTGCGCACGATGGGCTCGAGGGCGTCCATCGCCAGCCGGTCGGCGTCCTCCCAGGTGATGCAGGTGCGGCACATCTCCTTCAGCAGAGGCACGATCTTCTGCGGAGCGGCCAGCTCCATGGCGCCCAGTGGGATCAGCCCGACGACGCGGCCTTCCCGGCCGTACTCGTCCCACAGCGAGCGCGTCAGCGGGATGAAATCGTCCGCCCGCTTGCGCACCGCTTTACTCAAACCTTTGCCGATGGTTTTGAGCACCGGAATGGGAATACCGACGGTTTCCTGCTGCTGGCGCAGTTCGGCCTTGATCCCCGCAATGCTTTTCGGTTCGAACTGCAGCCAGAGGTCACGCAGCGCGTCGGCGGTTTTGGTCGGTGAATTGGGGTCGTACGTAGCCAGGATCGGTTCGAGCTGAGCGGTGATGTCTTCATTCATTAATGATTTTCTCCTAATTTATTAGGCTTGATTGGTCCAACCTCACGGCCCATGCTTCACGACGCTGTAAAGATAGATGTTACTCGTCTGAATCTATAATCGTTGTCTTTATCACGCAAGAGTAGGATTTGGAGAATTCATCTCATTCATCGTAAATAATAAAATCTCACGAGCTAGGTGAATGACCCCCTTGCAGCCCTCTCCCACCTACCCTTGGTTCAGCCTTCTAAATCCTGGTTATTCTATTCAAAGAATAGGGTATGATAGATTCGGCCGGTCACTCGGAATTGGAGAGTTCATGAACATGCGTCTCAGAACGATTGTCATCTACTGTACGCTTCTGGCCGGATGCGTTTCATGCAGCCAACAAACCACCACTCCGCCACCTGCCGCCACGCCCACTGCAACGACGATTCCGCAGCCACAACCCGCACCCACGGCACGGGCTATTGAAAGTCAAACCGATTCATCCGCCGATGAATCCCTGGAAGACATCTGGCGCTATCCAGTTCAAAACGCGATCACCCTC is a genomic window containing:
- a CDS encoding DNA alkylation repair protein gives rise to the protein MNEDITAQLEPILATYDPNSPTKTADALRDLWLQFEPKSIAGIKAELRQQQETVGIPIPVLKTIGKGLSKAVRKRADDFIPLTRSLWDEYGREGRVVGLIPLGAMELAAPQKIVPLLKEMCRTCITWEDADRLAMDALEPIVRKKPEAWLSAMEPWLADENKWVRRAGVTVAGRLPMKRPEYTQQCLEMAERLLFDAEVEVKKAVSFAIRLCSRGSIDLVREFLERHVPPQDPTATWALCDVIRSMTPGFLPEFKALLPRYEKWAADPSLSAKDRRSVESAIQKLQTA